One window from the genome of Anopheles coluzzii chromosome X, AcolN3, whole genome shotgun sequence encodes:
- the LOC120952270 gene encoding segmentation protein Runt-like, translating into MHLPAATSSDCQSPSMPTTINDMFANLHEMLQEYHGELVQTGSPAVLCSALPTHWRSNKSLPCAFKVIALDDIQDGTLVTIKAGNDENFHAELRNATAVMKNQVAKFNDLRFVGRSGRGKSFSITITISSYPCQIATYTKAIKVTVDGPREPRSKQNFAYGHPGPFNPFILNAGWLDAAYMNYAWSDYFRQHQQQQVMQVPPSSAGPLPASVGCHDKVSNGTISNGHVISSTTTAAGIAEPAKDIVPVRTSSSQSVPAPTMAPGINPPSKGLPSPALLASPTSTYPPRAISSLEIHSDPQLVKPPFLPYDIAAFRSTAAAAAAAAAAAATNGILRPAELSTTIALHQSTNIDSASSRLSPASSRNSNNSPPPVLSTAAAAVAVAAAAAVSLPQALLHTAPKGIIDSAQNQYHVHHHNHESKSVDLRPSSTLGQPPHLPDGSALGVSSSSIGNDTSNGDLSSANEDESDDEQIDVVKSAFIPILRPPAALSSETTVSGSSNTRENSPDISYLDATVVQKPETPDSTTAFTTEANSPARYGLRCDFKAQSTKKQILHESGTGIVCIKQSLPTAQLESPERTKLRSPNLIKQTQKTVWRPY; encoded by the exons ATGCATCTACCGGCGGCTACTAGCAGCGACTGCCAAAGCCCATCGATGCCAACCACAATCAATGACATGTTTGCTAATCTGCACGAGATGCTTCAGGAGTATCACGGCGAGCTTGTGCAAACAGGATCACCCGCAGTTCTCTGCTCAGCTTTGCCAACGCACTGGCGTTCCAACAAGAGCTTACCATGTGCGTTTAAGGTGATTGCACTAGATGATATCCAAGATGGCACGCTCGTGACTATAAAAGCCGGCAATGATGAGAACTTCCACGCTGAGCTTCGTAACGCTACTGCCGTTATGAAGAACCAGGTGGCAAAATTCAACGATCTTCGATTCGTCGGGCGATCTGGGCGCGGAAAGTCGTTCTCGATCACCATAACAATTAGCTCGTACCCTTGCCAGATTGCTACCTATACAAAAGCGATTAAGGTGACGGTAGATGGACCACGCGAGCCCCGATCCAAGCAAA ATTTCGCCTACGGTCACCCAGGACCATTTAATCCTTTCATTCTGAATGCGGGCTGGCTTGATGCGGCTTACATGAACTACGCATGGTCCGACTACTTTCgtcaacaccaacagcagcaagtgATGCAGGtgccaccatcatcagctgGTCCTCTACCGGCATCTGTTGGATGCCACGACAAAG TTAGCAACGGTACTATAAGTAACGGACATGTAATAAGCAGTACCACTACTGCTGCCGGCATCGCCGAACCAGCGAAAGATATTGTGCCAGTTCGCACATCATCCAGCCAATCAGTGCCTGCCCCGACCATGGCGCCGGGTATCAATCCACCATCAAAAGGTCTGCCTAGTCCAGCATTACTAGCGAGTCCCACCTCCACGTACCCACCAAGAGCCATTTCTTCTCTTGAAATCCACTCGGATCCGCAGCTGGTTAAGCCACCCTTTTTGCCTTATGACATAGCCGCTTTTCGATCCACAGcagcggctgcagcagcagcggcagctgcAGCGGCCACAAACGGAATACTTCGCCCTGCAGAGCTATCCACCACTATCGCACTCCACCAGTCGACGAATATCGATTCAGCTTCGTCGCGCCTTTCTCCAGCCTCTTCGCGCAATTCTAACAACAGTCCACCTCCTGTGCTGTCTACAGCGGCTGCAGCAGTTGCtgtagctgcagcagcagctgtctCACTCCCACAGGCCCTGCTCCATACGGCCCCAAAGGGAATCATTGATTCTGCACAAAACCAGTACCATGTTCATCATCACAATCACGAGTCCAAATCGGTGGATCTAAGACCTAGTTCAACCCTTGGTCAACCGCCCCATTTACCAGATGGATCGGCACTTGgagtcagcagcagcagcattggcAACGATACTAGTAACGGTGATCTATCGTCCGCGAATGAAGATGAATCGGACGACGAACAGATCGATGTGGTAAAATCAGCGTTCATACCGATACTACGGCCACCAGCGGCACTGTCATCTGAAACAACCGTCTCCGGAAGTTCTAATACTCGTGAAAATTCTCCCGACATAAGTTACCTAGACGCAACCGTAGTGCAAAAGCCAGAGACACCGGACTCGACTACAGCTTTTACCACTGAGGCAAACTCTCCAGCTCGTTATGGGCTTAGATGTGATTTCAAGGCACaatccacaaaaaaacaaatacttcACGAGTCCGGAACGGGGATTGTTTGCATAAAACAGTCACTTCCTACTGCGCAGTTAGAATCTCCGGAACGCACCAAGTTGCGATCTCCTAATCTGATCAAGCAGACGCAGAAGACGGTGTGGCGACCTTACTGA